The following proteins come from a genomic window of Streptomyces liliiviolaceus:
- a CDS encoding cyclic nucleotide-binding domain-containing protein translates to MNDPVTSSMLRALPAEHRQRLMDLAREVSFQAGTRLFEEGGRADRFWIVRTGTVTLDMRVPGRRAAVIETLGHNQLAGWSWLFAPHTWHLGAEATTPLRAYEFDAAAVRALCRSDPEFGMAVTQWVGDVLAHRLRSARTRLLDLYAPYGSGSRV, encoded by the coding sequence ATGAACGATCCCGTCACGTCGAGCATGCTGCGGGCCCTCCCCGCCGAACACCGGCAGCGGTTGATGGACCTCGCCCGCGAGGTGTCGTTCCAGGCGGGCACCCGCCTCTTCGAGGAGGGGGGACGGGCCGACCGCTTCTGGATCGTGCGCACCGGCACGGTCACTCTCGACATGCGGGTGCCCGGCCGGCGGGCAGCGGTCATCGAGACACTGGGACACAACCAACTCGCGGGCTGGTCCTGGCTGTTCGCGCCGCACACCTGGCACCTGGGCGCCGAGGCCACCACTCCCCTGCGGGCCTACGAGTTCGACGCCGCGGCCGTACGCGCCCTGTGCCGCAGCGATCCGGAGTTCGGCATGGCGGTCACCCAGTGGGTCGGTGACGTGCTGGCCCACCGGCTGCGCTCGGCCCGCACCCGGCTGCTGGACCTGTACGCCCCCTACGGCAGCGGCAGTCGCGTGTGA
- a CDS encoding CBS domain-containing protein, with translation MHGTPHVVSDVMTHAVATVDRETSFKEIVRTMQDRKVSALPVVEGEGRVVGVVSEADLLPKEEFRDSDPDRYTQLRRLSDLAKAGALTAGELMTSPALTTPPDATLAQAARTMARARVKRLPVVDGSGTLRGVVSRADLLKVFLRDDEEMAEEVRREVVSYLFPPPSSSVWTEVRGGVVKLSGHVRDTSLVPVAARLARAVEGVVDVEFDLSGHERSS, from the coding sequence ATGCACGGCACGCCGCACGTCGTGAGCGATGTGATGACCCACGCCGTCGCCACGGTGGACCGCGAGACCTCGTTCAAGGAGATCGTGCGGACGATGCAGGATCGGAAGGTCAGCGCTCTGCCCGTCGTCGAAGGCGAGGGACGCGTGGTCGGCGTCGTCTCCGAGGCCGACCTGCTGCCCAAGGAGGAGTTCCGCGACAGCGACCCGGATCGCTATACCCAATTGCGCAGGCTCTCCGACCTCGCGAAGGCCGGCGCGCTCACCGCCGGGGAACTGATGACCTCCCCGGCCCTCACCACACCTCCCGACGCGACGCTCGCCCAGGCCGCCCGGACGATGGCACGCGCCAGGGTCAAGCGGCTCCCCGTCGTCGACGGATCGGGCACGCTGCGGGGCGTCGTCAGCCGCGCCGACCTGTTGAAGGTCTTCCTCCGGGACGACGAGGAGATGGCGGAGGAGGTACGGCGGGAGGTCGTGTCGTACCTGTTCCCGCCACCCTCGTCCTCCGTATGGACCGAGGTACGCGGTGGTGTGGTGAAGCTCAGCGGACACGTCCGGGACACGTCCCTGGTGCCGGTGGCCGCACGGCTGGCGCGGGCCGTCGAGGGCGTCGTGGACGTCGAGTTCGACCTCTCCGGGCACGAGCGTTCCTCATAG
- the arsM gene encoding arsenite methyltransferase: MSEQSTDLRETVRRRYAAAALKVTTAVSATEGGTGCCGPQPVETDDTFGPALYGADERDTLPAEAVAASLGCGNPTAVAALRAGERVLDLGSGGGIDVLLSARRVGPTGKAYGLDMTEEMLALALANAEKAGATNVEFLKGTIEAIPLPADTVDVVISNCVINLSTDKSAVFAETFRVLRPGGRLGVSDVVADDTLTPGQRAERGDHAGCIAGALSFAEYRRGLEAAGFTDIEITPTHPVADGMHSAVVRAGKPANTGTPDIGVPDTATPDTVTRPPGKALPL; this comes from the coding sequence ATGAGTGAGCAGTCCACCGACCTCCGCGAAACAGTCCGCCGGCGGTACGCCGCAGCGGCTCTCAAGGTCACGACGGCCGTGAGCGCCACCGAGGGCGGCACCGGCTGCTGCGGACCGCAGCCGGTCGAGACCGACGACACCTTCGGACCGGCCCTGTACGGAGCCGACGAGCGCGACACCCTGCCCGCCGAGGCTGTCGCGGCCTCGCTCGGCTGCGGCAACCCGACCGCCGTCGCCGCACTGCGCGCGGGTGAACGCGTGCTCGACCTCGGCTCGGGCGGCGGAATCGACGTCCTGCTGTCCGCCCGCCGGGTGGGCCCGACCGGCAAGGCGTACGGACTGGACATGACGGAGGAGATGCTGGCACTGGCCCTGGCCAACGCCGAGAAGGCGGGCGCGACGAACGTCGAGTTCCTCAAGGGCACCATCGAGGCGATCCCGCTGCCCGCGGACACGGTCGACGTCGTCATCTCCAACTGCGTGATCAACCTGTCCACCGACAAGTCCGCCGTCTTCGCCGAGACCTTCCGCGTGCTCAGGCCCGGCGGCCGCCTGGGCGTCTCGGACGTCGTCGCCGACGACACCCTCACTCCCGGGCAGCGGGCCGAGCGCGGGGACCACGCCGGCTGCATCGCCGGAGCCCTGTCCTTCGCGGAGTACCGCCGGGGGCTGGAGGCGGCCGGTTTCACGGACATCGAGATCACCCCGACCCACCCGGTCGCCGACGGCATGCACTCCGCCGTCGTCCGCGCCGGCAAGCCCGCGAACACCGGCACCCCGGACATCGGCGTCCCGGACACCGCCACCCCGGACACCGTCACCAGGCCGCCGGGGAAGGCGCTGCCGCTATGA
- a CDS encoding ArsR/SmtB family transcription factor, whose translation MPKQELEVIGQDSACCPGLAAAPLDEDQAADLAKFFKALGDPVRLRLMSMIASCGEHGEGDADGERGEVCVCELTPAFDLSQPTISHHLKLLRQAGLIDCERRGTWVYYWVLPGVLDRLATFLATPRPAGARA comes from the coding sequence ATGCCGAAACAAGAGCTTGAGGTGATCGGCCAGGACAGCGCCTGCTGCCCCGGCCTGGCCGCCGCGCCGTTGGACGAGGACCAGGCGGCCGATCTGGCGAAGTTCTTCAAGGCCCTGGGCGACCCGGTCCGCCTGCGTCTGATGTCGATGATCGCCTCATGCGGCGAGCACGGCGAGGGCGATGCGGACGGCGAGCGCGGCGAGGTCTGCGTGTGCGAGCTGACCCCGGCCTTCGACCTGTCCCAGCCGACGATCTCCCACCACCTCAAGCTGTTGCGACAGGCCGGCCTCATCGACTGCGAACGCCGCGGGACATGGGTGTACTACTGGGTGCTGCCCGGCGTACTGGACCGGCTCGCCACGTTCCTGGCCACCCCGCGGCCTGCCGGAGCCCGCGCGTGA
- a CDS encoding arsenate reductase ArsC has translation MDTSAPRPSVLFVCVHNAGRSQMAAAFLTHLAGDRIEVRSAGSAPAGAVNPAVVDAMAEAGIDISAETPKILTVEAVQASDVVITMGCGDACPVFPGKRYLDWQLDDPAGQGVEAVRPIRDAIETRVRALISEVAPG, from the coding sequence ATGGACACGTCCGCCCCACGCCCGTCGGTGCTCTTCGTCTGCGTCCACAACGCCGGCCGCTCCCAGATGGCCGCCGCCTTCCTCACCCACCTCGCGGGCGACCGTATCGAGGTCCGCTCGGCCGGCTCCGCCCCCGCCGGCGCCGTCAACCCGGCCGTGGTCGACGCGATGGCCGAGGCCGGCATCGACATCTCCGCCGAGACTCCGAAGATCCTCACGGTGGAGGCCGTCCAGGCGTCCGACGTCGTCATCACCATGGGCTGCGGCGACGCCTGCCCCGTCTTCCCCGGCAAGCGGTACCTCGACTGGCAGCTCGACGACCCGGCCGGTCAGGGCGTCGAGGCCGTCCGGCCCATCCGCGACGCGATCGAGACGCGCGTGCGCGCACTGATCTCCGAGGTGGCACCCGGCTGA
- a CDS encoding Rv1733c family protein has translation MGRTRPTKISRWRWRRNPLRRRSDAVEAWIVLIAWALATVGGAIAGAVAAQGTENALTRSRAERREVSAVLLETAPADVVDMTTGAICSRVRAQVRWTDGNGIVRTDSATVRAGTKSGTTVPVWTDGHGRLVPAPMGSAEARARAMLTGAGACVCGGLVILAAGRVVRRRVEHRATERWGEEWAQVGPRWGRRTG, from the coding sequence ATGGGGAGGACCCGGCCCACGAAGATCTCGCGCTGGCGCTGGCGGCGCAATCCATTGCGGCGCCGCAGTGACGCGGTGGAGGCGTGGATCGTCCTGATCGCCTGGGCTCTGGCGACGGTCGGCGGCGCCATCGCGGGAGCCGTCGCCGCGCAGGGCACGGAGAACGCGCTGACGCGGAGTCGGGCAGAGCGCCGGGAGGTGTCCGCCGTGCTTCTGGAGACGGCGCCGGCCGACGTGGTCGACATGACCACCGGAGCCATCTGTTCCCGGGTACGGGCACAGGTGCGCTGGACCGACGGCAACGGAATCGTGCGTACGGACAGCGCGACCGTACGGGCCGGTACGAAGTCCGGTACCACGGTGCCGGTGTGGACGGACGGGCACGGCCGCCTGGTGCCCGCGCCGATGGGCTCGGCGGAGGCGCGGGCGCGCGCGATGCTGACCGGCGCGGGAGCCTGCGTCTGCGGCGGTCTGGTGATCCTGGCCGCCGGACGCGTCGTCCGACGGCGGGTCGAGCACCGGGCGACCGAGCGCTGGGGCGAGGAGTGGGCACAGGTCGGACCCCGGTGGGGACGCAGAACCGGCTGA